The following proteins are co-located in the Papaver somniferum cultivar HN1 unplaced genomic scaffold, ASM357369v1 unplaced-scaffold_128, whole genome shotgun sequence genome:
- the LOC113331973 gene encoding uncharacterized protein LOC113331973 has protein sequence MNQISKLSVCRSLLRRNPFTRWSSKPLSSSLISNSPTSSNLVTIISKFHHTFNYPPQIFSIPGNNLRKFSGDAAAEHNFSANDLEMEIFDMNSAVSDARDDIELASLPPLDAVKILAVKYKAFIEKWGLHSVKDEDFPHYLQKFRREIEILEDDVEKLVAFGEYVAAGKPNGKRCWYEFKRWYDVAVMYGIELPPYSENESDTLPTAQDHIAVADNTNQEVSGSEIELGAIIEQREIELGAIIEQRELQHWNYKMSQAEGNSLSPL, from the exons ATGaatcaaatatctaaattatcTGTTTGCAGATCACTCTTAAGAAGAAACCCATTTACAAGATGGTCATCAAAACCCTTATCTTCTTCGCTAATCTCGAATAGTCCAACTTCTTCAAACCTAGTAACAATTATCTCAAAATTCCACCACACTTTCAATTATCCTCCACAAATCTTTTCAATCCCTGGAAACAATTTAAGGAAATTTAGTGGAGATGCAGCAGCAGAACATAACTTTAGCGCTAATGATCTGGAAATGGAAATTTTTGATATGAACAGTGCAGTATCCGACGCTCGGGACGACATAGAATTAGCTTCTTTACCTCCTCTTGATGCTGTCAAGATTCTGGCGGTCAAATATAAAGCCTTCATTGAAAAATGGGGACTCCACAGTGTAAAAGATGAGGATTTCCCGCATTACCTGCAGAAATTTAGAAGAGAGATTGAAATTTTAGAAGATGACGTTGAAAAACTCGTGGCCTTTGGGGAG TATGTTGCAGCTGGCAAACCTAATGGAAAACGTTGTTGGTACGAGTTCAAACGCTGGTATGATGTTGCTGTTATGTACGGTATAGAGCTTCCTCCGTACTCAGAGAATGAGAGTGACACTTTGCCAACTGCTCAGGATCATATTGCTGTGGCAGACAATACCAATCAG GAGGTTTCTGGGAGCGAGATAGAGTTGGGGGCAATAATCGAGCAGAGGGAGATAGAGCTGGGGGCAATAATCGAGCAGAGGGAGCTTCAACATTGGAACTATAAAATGAGCCAGGCAGAAGGAAATTCTTTATCTCCGCTTTAA